Proteins encoded in a region of the Planococcus shixiaomingii genome:
- a CDS encoding alkaline phosphatase has protein sequence MNRNVKKKVAGISIAAAVAISSLGLATNADLTEAKNKKKEPTNVIMLVMDGTSAGATNLARWYKGEDLAMDEILVGGMRTHSAESAITDSAPAATALATGNKSNDKVIGLLPKIVNTPGVDPVDPEDTYKPVANVLEGAKLAGKSTGIISTSEIQHATPAGFSAHATHRSNYQDIAEQQVYQGIDVVLGGGKESLAPGASKNARVDGENLIEVIDENGYDFVETKEQLLKSSSDKIWGSFASSALAYDFDRQETNNSEPSLAEMTKKGIDTLSKDKDGFFMFVEGSKVDWAAHANDTVGILSDVLAFDDAVKEAVDFAKKDGNTMVIAVSDHGNSGITMGNLNTNSNYPEIPVSTYIDPLKKATMTVEGALKQLKSDRSNMEQVAGLYGLDDLTSKELDVLKASKTLQADMTKMLANRANIGFTTGGHTGEDVFLYAYGPSKPKGLVDNTDIATTMAGFMGFDLENISDELFVNAREAFEQKAYKTRIDVTDANNPIFIAEKGNLKIELPINKNIANVTQNKKSFTKTLDGVTVYNGKDFYVSQKALNLSK, from the coding sequence ATGAATCGTAATGTGAAAAAGAAAGTTGCTGGAATATCAATCGCTGCTGCTGTCGCTATTTCTTCTTTAGGCTTGGCAACTAACGCTGATTTGACAGAAGCTAAGAACAAGAAAAAGGAACCGACCAACGTCATTATGCTGGTGATGGATGGCACAAGTGCCGGGGCTACAAATTTAGCAAGATGGTATAAAGGCGAAGACTTGGCTATGGATGAAATTCTAGTAGGAGGAATGCGTACCCATTCAGCAGAATCTGCCATTACCGATTCCGCTCCAGCAGCAACTGCTTTGGCAACTGGAAACAAATCCAATGATAAAGTCATCGGACTTCTTCCCAAAATAGTAAATACGCCTGGTGTCGATCCAGTCGATCCTGAAGATACATATAAGCCGGTTGCCAATGTATTAGAAGGCGCAAAATTAGCAGGGAAATCCACAGGGATTATTTCTACTTCAGAAATTCAGCATGCAACGCCTGCAGGATTCTCGGCTCATGCCACCCACCGCAGCAACTATCAAGATATCGCCGAGCAGCAAGTGTATCAGGGAATTGACGTGGTCCTTGGCGGAGGAAAAGAATCGCTCGCGCCAGGGGCATCAAAAAATGCACGTGTTGACGGTGAAAACCTGATCGAAGTGATCGACGAAAATGGCTACGATTTTGTTGAAACGAAAGAACAGCTGTTAAAGTCATCATCTGATAAGATATGGGGATCTTTCGCTTCTTCTGCTCTTGCCTACGACTTTGACCGCCAAGAAACAAATAATAGCGAACCTTCCCTTGCTGAAATGACGAAAAAAGGAATTGATACACTATCCAAAGATAAAGATGGCTTCTTCATGTTTGTCGAAGGAAGCAAAGTTGACTGGGCAGCACATGCGAACGATACAGTCGGAATTCTCAGTGATGTACTGGCTTTCGATGATGCTGTGAAAGAAGCTGTAGATTTTGCGAAAAAAGATGGCAATACGATGGTTATTGCAGTCAGCGACCACGGAAACAGTGGCATCACAATGGGGAATTTAAACACCAACTCAAACTACCCTGAAATTCCGGTTTCAACCTATATTGACCCATTGAAGAAAGCGACGATGACTGTTGAAGGTGCTTTGAAGCAGCTGAAATCCGACCGCTCCAACATGGAACAAGTGGCTGGCTTATACGGCCTCGATGACCTGACTTCAAAAGAACTCGACGTGCTGAAAGCATCAAAAACCCTGCAAGCCGATATGACCAAGATGCTGGCAAATCGGGCAAATATCGGGTTTACGACTGGCGGGCATACCGGCGAGGATGTCTTCCTTTATGCTTATGGTCCATCCAAACCAAAGGGCTTAGTTGATAATACGGACATTGCCACAACAATGGCTGGATTCATGGGCTTTGATCTTGAAAATATTTCAGATGAGCTGTTTGTCAATGCGCGCGAGGCTTTTGAACAGAAAGCTTATAAAACCCGCATTGATGTAACAGACGCAAACAACCCTATCTTCATAGCTGAAAAAGGGAATCTTAA